The stretch of DNA GCCGAGCCGCCGAAACCGCCGTTGCGGCTGCTGCCGGCGCCCCTGTGCTAGTAGTGACAGGAGCCTTGCACGAAGAGCTATTGCCGGAGCTTGCCAACTTACCAGTAGCCACCGTGCGCTGTGTCACATGGGCCGAAGGTATGGGAGCTTCTATAAAATATGGCCTAGCGGTGCTGGAAAGCTTGTGCGCTACCTGGAGGAGCTTACTAATTATACTCTGCGACCAGCCCCACGTAACGCCGGAGCTGCTCCGCCGCCTCGTGCAGAAGCACGAGGCCACAAGCCAGCCCATTGTAGCATCAGAATATGATGGCGTGCGCGGCGTGCCAGCCTTTTTCAGCTGGGAAGTGCTGGGGTTACTGCGGCAGTTGCCTTCGGGCGCGGGCGCGGGCCAGATCTTCAAGCAGCGCCCTGAGCTAGTGGCCTCAGTCTTATTCCCGGAAGGCGCAGTGGATGTGGATACGGAGGAGCAGTACAAAGCGCTCCTGAACCAACCAGGTAGTTCATCCATTGGCCCAGCCCACTAGCCCATTGGCACCTGAGCTACCCTAAATAAGCTACCACCACCCACTAGGCCAGTAAGGTAACGGTGCGCTAAAAACAGCCAGGCAACCGCAACCACAGAATCCCGTTATCTTGCCCGGTGCACTCACCTCAACTATTGCCCCTATGACAACTGCCTCGGTTTCGGCCGCTACGCCGG from Hymenobacter taeanensis encodes:
- a CDS encoding nucleotidyltransferase family protein, yielding MPAILVLAAGSSSRLGRPKQLLQYEGKTLLRRAAETAVAAAAGAPVLVVTGALHEELLPELANLPVATVRCVTWAEGMGASIKYGLAVLESLCATWRSLLIILCDQPHVTPELLRRLVQKHEATSQPIVASEYDGVRGVPAFFSWEVLGLLRQLPSGAGAGQIFKQRPELVASVLFPEGAVDVDTEEQYKALLNQPGSSSIGPAH